A genomic window from Silene latifolia isolate original U9 population chromosome Y, ASM4854445v1, whole genome shotgun sequence includes:
- the LOC141628658 gene encoding uncharacterized protein LOC141628658, with amino-acid sequence MAMENPFTSENNNIIATPSVMERTDPLYLHPAECAHPLVINTKLSGIENYLEWKRQMEIAICSRRKVGFLTGGVKKPVNDPLKEATWETCNSLLINWIHQNVEKSIKKSVLYTKTAKEIWDYLQRQFSVSNGARKFRLNKELEDLEQGEKDICEYFTELSILWQNLEQMCDWPPVTQEVAAMFQHEEAQRRNYKTNEKVVVDNSAFYVGSGSGLKEKDPNMSFCTACKKKGHVRENCWRIVGYPADHPVSIRFPEKSVENKSRSGPQATNQGNYQGSGAKQYRTANRSTEIFDLVHVDIWGPYRKETRTKHKYFLTLVDDHSRATWVYLMHNKFEAAKLLMLFYKFIETQFSKTIKILRSDNALELTEGDNKEFLLSKGIWHQTTCVDRPQQIGVVERKHKHLLEISRAIRFSSDLPLSFWGDCVLTAAFLINRLPTPLLRNKTPYEMLFNKVPNYDRIRVFGCLAMVYNPVRDKDKFIPRGIPCIFIGYPLSQKGYKVYDIIQKKAFVSRDVKFHETVFPCKIKNFAQFIPSLHSGKYHQPEGSPVVNTIAEFVDPEMHTEE; translated from the exons ATGGCAATGGAAAATCCTTTCACTTCTGAAAACAACAACATAATAGCAACACCTTCAGTCATGGAGCGTACAGATCCTCTGTACTTGCATCCTGCTGAATGTGCTCATCCACTGGTGATTAACACTAAACTATCAGGCATTGAAAATTACCTAGAATGGAAAAGGCAAATGGAGATTGCCATTTGTTCCAGGAGGAAGGTAGGATTCTTGACTGGTGGTGTCAAAAAACCTGTCAATGATCCTCTGAAAGAGGCTACTTGGGAAACCTGCAACAGTCTTCTTATCAATTGGATTCACCAAAATGTTGAGAAATCCATCAAGAAGTCTGTCCTGTACACCAAAACAGCAAAGGAAATATGGGACTACCTACAAAGGCAGTTTTCTGTCAGCAATGGAGCCAGAAAATTCAGACTCAACAAAGAGCTAGAGGATCttgaacaaggagaaaaagacatCTGTGAATACTTCACTGAGTTGAGTATTCTATGGCAAAACCTTGAACAGATGTGTGACTGGCCACCAGTCACTCAA GAGGTTGCTGCAATGTTCCAACATGAGGAGGCCCAAAGGAGGAACTACAAGACAAATGAAAAAGTAGTTGTTGACAACTCAGCCTTTTATGTTGGATCTGGATCTGGCCTGAAGGAGAAAGATCCCAACATGTCCTTCTGTACTGCTTGCAAAAAGAAGGGTCATGTGAGAGAGAACTGCTGGAGGATAGTTGGTTATCCTGCTGATCACCCCGTGTCCATCAGATTTCCTGAGAAATCTGTTGAAAACAAGTCCAGAAGTGGGCCTCAAGCAACTAATCAGGGCAACTATCAAGGTTCAGGAGCTAAGCAATATAGGACTG CTAACAGATCTACTGAgatatttgaccttgttcatgtGGATATATGGGGACCATACAGAAAAGAAACAAGAACTAAACACAAATACTTCTTGACCCTGGTTGATGATCACAGCAGGGCTACTTGGGTCTATCTTATGCACAATAAATTTGAGGCAGCAAAACTTCTCATGCTCTTCTACAAATTCATAGAAACTCAGTTCAGTAAAACCATCAAAATATTAAGATCTGACAATGCCCTTGAACTCACAGAAGGAGATAACAAAGAATTCCTATTGTCAAAAGGGATCTGGCACCAAACCACCTGTGTTGACAGACCCCAACAAATTGGAGTAGTGGAAAGAAAACACAAACACCTCCTAGAGATCAGTAGAGCAATAAGATTTAGTTCTGACTTACCTCTGTCCTTTTGGGGTGATTGTGTTCTAACTGCAGCCTTCCTCATCAATAGACTGCCCACTCCTCTCCTGAGAAACAAGACACCATATGAAATGTTATTCAACAAAGTACCTAATTATGATAGGATAAGGGTGTTTGGGTGCTTAGCTATGGTGTATAACCCTGTGAGAGACAAGGATAAATTCATTCCTAGAGGTATTCCTTGTATTTTTATAGGATACCCTCTCTCCCAAAAGGGATACAAGGTTTATGACATAATTCAGAAAAAGGCTTTTGTGTCAAGAGATGTTAAGTTTCATGAAACTGTTTTCCCTTGCAAGATCAAGAACTTTGCACAATTCATACCATCTCTACATTCAGGAAAATATCACCAACCTGAGGGCTCTCCAGTAGTGAATACTATTGCAGAATTTGTAGACCCTGAAATGCACACAGAAGAATAA
- the LOC141633614 gene encoding kiwellin-1-like has protein sequence MKNLLMYSSILVLLTIVINSSVLVGQNCRSTGVFRGNSSPARQCNSNSCVQNQVYFTFQCSPDVTNQTAGILTLKTFQNRRGMVPSHYYSKYYPVMAPVVALSTGWYNGGTRCETVILISANGRSVKPRVVDEGDSTKGCDASDGYHPSCGYNIVAASNLVWRAPYYLYSMQGSITIYELVLLKFPMILES, from the coding sequence ATGAAGAATTTGTTGATGTATAGTTCAATTCTTGTGTTACTAACAATAGTAATCAATAGTAGTGTTTTAGTTGGACAGAATTGCAGGTCAACTGGTGTGTTTAGGGGTAACAGTTCACCAGCAAGGCAATGCAACTCAAACAGCTGTGTCCAAAACCAGGTTTATTTTACCTTCCAGTGTTCCCCTGACGTAACCAACCAAACCGCAGGAATTCTTACCCTCAAAACCTTTCAGAACCGCAGAGGCATGGTCCCGTCACATTATTACAGCAAGTACTATCCTGTTATGGCACCGGTTGTTGCACTGTCAACTGGGTGGTACAATGGTGGGACTAGGTGCGAAACTGTGATCCTGATAAGCGCGAATGGGAGGAGTGTCAAGCCTCGGGTGGTTGATGAAGGTGATTCTACCAAAGGGTGTGATGCTTCAGACGGTTATCACCCTTCTTGTGGTTATAATATTGTTGCTGCGTCTAACTTAGTTTGGAGGGCTCCATATTATTTATATTCTATGCAGGGATCAATAACCATATACGAGTTAGTACTCCTCAAATTCCCTATGATTCTTGAGAGTTGA